A region from the candidate division WOR-3 bacterium genome encodes:
- the purN gene encoding phosphoribosylglycinamide formyltransferase — protein MKEKKGIAVLASGRGTNFEALAKACQEPDFPAEIRVLIVNVPDAPVLSRAEAFGIPAVVIDHRQFPKRALFEEEVIRALEPYNIKLVCLAGFNRILSSRFLERFPLQIMNIHPSLLPAFAGLQGLEVHKAVINYGVKVTGCTVHFVTGDVDAGPIIVQRAVAVRDDDTPEVLALRVLVEEHQAYPEAVRLFCEGRLKIEGRRVLIRS, from the coding sequence GTGAAAGAGAAAAAGGGCATTGCGGTTCTGGCATCGGGTCGGGGCACAAACTTTGAGGCGCTTGCCAAAGCCTGCCAGGAGCCTGACTTTCCCGCAGAGATTCGGGTCTTGATTGTTAATGTGCCAGATGCGCCGGTTCTTTCCCGGGCAGAGGCATTTGGAATTCCGGCGGTTGTAATTGACCATCGCCAGTTTCCCAAGCGGGCGCTGTTTGAAGAGGAGGTTATCAGAGCGCTTGAGCCCTATAATATCAAACTTGTCTGCCTTGCCGGTTTCAACCGGATTCTCTCCTCCCGTTTTCTTGAGCGCTTTCCTTTGCAGATTATGAACATCCACCCTTCGCTTTTGCCCGCTTTTGCCGGTCTGCAGGGGCTGGAGGTGCACAAGGCGGTGATAAACTACGGGGTAAAGGTTACCGGCTGCACGGTTCACTTTGTTACCGGTGATGTGGATGCCGGTCCTATTATTGTGCAGCGGGCAGTTGCGGTGCGGGATGATGATACACCTGAGGTGCTTGCCTTGCGGGTTCTGGTGGAGGAGCATCAGGCATATCCTGAGGCGGTCAGGCTTTTCTGCGAGGGGCGCTTAAAGATTGAGGGGCGCCGGGTCTTAATCCGTTCCTGA